From one Musa acuminata AAA Group cultivar baxijiao chromosome BXJ2-6, Cavendish_Baxijiao_AAA, whole genome shotgun sequence genomic stretch:
- the LOC135614595 gene encoding receptor-like protein EIX1 codes for MDYCTRSTHPVPRHYSFGLWLTSILLFTAATTPTTKGCVEGERDALLDFKTGIVKDPSSRLSSWRGRVDCCRWSGVVCDNRTGHVVELNLHNSDRYNRETSIGGEIRPSLLLLTHLERLNLSHNDLSTDGLHWLSRLTSLRYLDMSFVNLSMASHDWLQAVNMLSSLEELHLPGCRLTDLPSSLSHVNLTALATLDLHGNHFNSTFPDWLWKLHNLSYLDLSSSMFHGAIPAGIGNLADLRELRLSDNSLSGPVPIEIGICNSLKFIYLSYNSLFGPIPAEIGNLNSLGVLYLDHNSLFGVIPAGIGYLTRLGVLYLNDNSLSGPIPAGIGNLTSLGELYLNDNSLSGPVPIEIGKLSNLTVLSLSNNSLEGTMSELHFANLTKLSDLDLFENSLVISIDHNWVPPFQLRSIKLSSCKLGPAFPRWLRSQNSIEYLDMSNTSIEDVLPDWFWNNSATYINLSQNQINGTMPTSLEHMTNLHYLNLGSNMLEGLIPHVQPSLLFLNLSYNSFSGSLPSIFPTVELRILDLSRNHINGSIPSFICNLTQLEILDLSSNQISGEIPWCWQETNFLFYINLADNKLSGEIPSSIEKLTQLRSLHLNNNSLHGLLPLSLKNCSGVVFLDLGDNKFSGSIPTWIAQNFLDLEVLRLRSNMFSGNIPVELGQLDYLHVIDLANNKLSGPIPHSFGNLNVTRSYGRLRLNFMPFTRDPLPFLFWDNYDDSITLTIKGRYYNFSIILYLVNIIDLSNNNLTGEIPIEIGSLLALQTLNLSRNSFVGQIPAAIGAMKSLETLDLSFNKLSGVIPQSFSALNSLNHLNLSYNNLSGPIPSGNQLRTLEDASIYIGNVHLCGPPVTKSCSDDPNVDSTEEEYEQGSHVLSFYFGTGLGYLVGLWSVFVIMLFKKDWRLFYFAMVDEMYDKAYVAVKIRMRN; via the coding sequence ATGGACTATTGCACCAGAAGCACACACCCTGTGCCACGGCACTACTCTTTCGGGCTTTGGCTTACGAGCATTCTTTTGTTCACGGCGGCAACAACGCCGACGACGAAGGGGTGCGTAGAGGGCGAGAGGGACGCCCTCCTCGACTTCAAAACCGGCATCGTCAAGGATCCTTCCAGCCGTTTGTCATCATGGCGAGGCCGAGTAGACTGCTGCAGATGGAGCGGGGTGGTCTGTGACAACAGAACCGGCCATGTCGTGGAGCTCAACCTCCATAATTCAGACCGTTATAACCGTGAGACGTCTATCGGAGGTGAGATCAGACCATCCTTGCTCCTGCTAACTCATTTGGAGCGCCTCAACCTCAGCCACAATGACTTATCGACCGATGGCCTGCACTGGCTCTCGCGTCTCACTTCCTTGAGATACCTCGACATGAGCTTTGTGAACCTTTCCATGGCCTCCCACGATTGGCTTCAAGCGGTGAACATGTTGTCCTCACTGGAGGAGCTACATTTACCAGGCTGTCGCCTCACCGAcctcccctcttctctttcccatgtcaaCCTCACAGCACTGGCCACTCTCGATCTCCATGGCAACCACTTCAACTCCACCTTCCCCGACTGGCTATGGAAACTCCACAACCTCTCTTATCTTGATCTCAGTTCTTCTATGTTTCATGGTGCCATACCCGCTGGGATTGGAAATTTGGCCGATCTAAGAGAACTTCGTCTGAGTGATAATTCACTTTCTGGTCCCGTGCCCATTGAGATTGGAATTTGTAATAGTCTAAAATTTATCTATCTAAGTTATAATTCACTCTTTGGACCCATACCTGCTGAGATTGGGAATTTGAATAGTCTAGGAGTGCTTTATCTTGATCATAATTCACTCTTCGGAGTCATACCTGCTGGGATTGGGTATTTGACTCGTCTAGGAGTGCTTTATCTTAACGATAATTCACTTTCAGGTCCCATACCTGCTGGGATTGGGAATTTGACCAGTCTAGGAGAGCTTTATCTTAACGATAATTCACTTTCAGGTCCCGTACCCATTGAGATCGGCAAGCTTTCCAACCTCACTGTTCTTTCTCTCTCTAATAATTCTCTGGAGGGTACCATGTCTGAACTCCATTTCGCTAACTTAACCAAACTAAGTGATCTTGATCTATTCGAAAACTCCCTAGTCATCTCAATAGACCACAATTGGGTTCCTCCTTTTCAACTCCGATCCATTAAACTGAGTTCTTGTAAGTTGGGTCCTGCATTTCCAAGATGGCTCCGTTCACAAAACTCCATTGAATATTTGGATATGTCGAACACAAGCATCGAGGACGTCTTGCCTGATTGGTTTTGGAATAACTCTGCTACTTATATAAATCTCTCCCAAAATCAAATTAACGGCACTATGCCAACTTCCTTGGAGCATATGACAAACCTGCATTATCTGAATCTGGGTTCCAATATGCTTGAAGGCCTAATTCCTCATGTGCAACCTTCCTTGCTTTTTTTGAATCTGTCTTATAATTCTTTTTCAGGATCATTGCCATCAATCTTTCCCACAGTAGAATTGAGAATCTTGGATCTCTCACGTAACCATATTAACGGGAGCATACCGTCCTTTATCTGCAACTTGACACAACTTGAAATCCTCGATCTATCGAGCAACCAAATATCAGGTGAAATCCCTTGGTGTTGGCAAGAGACAAACTTCCTTTTCTACATTAATCTAGCAGATAATAAGCTCTCGGGAGAAATTCCTAGCTCTATTGAAAAGTTGACTCAGCTTCGGTCTTTGCACTTAAACAATAATAGTCTACATGGCCTTCTTCCGTTGTCATTGAAAAATTGCAGTGGAGTAGTTTTTCTTGATCTTGGTGATAATAAATTCTCAGGTAGCATACCTACGTGGATTGCACAAAATTTTCTAGACCTAGAGGTACTTCGACTACGCTCAAATATGTTTTCAGGTAACATTCCTGTAGAGCTTGGGCAACTTGATTATCTACATGTTATCGACCTTGCTAATAATAAATTATCAGGGCCAATTCCACACTCCTTTGGCAATTTAAATGTTACAAGGAGTTATGGGAGACTGCGTTTGAATTTTATGCCCTTTACAAGGGACCCCCTTCCTTTCTTGTTTTGGGACAATTATGATGATAGCATCACTCTAACTATAAAGGGaagatattataatttttcaaTCATTCTTTACCTTGTCAACATTATAGACCTTTCAAACAATAATTTGACAGGAGAAATTCCAATAGAAATCGGGTCTCTTTTAGCACTCCAAACTTTAAATCTATCAAGAAACAGTTTTGTCGGCCAAATTCCAGCGGCAATTGGTGCCATGAAATCATTGGAAACTCTGGATCTGTCATTCAATAAGTTATCCGGAGTCATTCCTCAAAGCTTTTCGGCGCTGAATTCTCTGAACCACTTGAATCTGTCTTACAACAATCTATCGGGACCGATTCCATCGGGGAATCAACTTCGGACGCTGGAGGATGCATCCATTTATATCGGAAATGTCCATCTCTGTGGACCTCCGGTGACCAAGAGTTGCTCCGACGATCCCAACGTCGATTCGACAGAAGAGGAGTACGAACAAGGATCTCATGTGCTGTCATTTTACTTTGGTACCGGGCTCGGATATTTGGTCGGCTTATGGAGTGTGTTCGTGATCATGTTGTTCAAGAAAGATTGGAGGCTCTTCTATTTTGCAATGGTGGACGAGATGTACGACAAAGCGTATGTGGCAGTCAAGATAAGAATGCGAAATTGA
- the LOC135613776 gene encoding receptor-like protein EIX2 produces MGDTRSPSHASLSCSCLMSVLFLTLVTTTRGCMEAERDALLAFKAGILDPSRRLSSWRRPVDCCRWSGVVCDNTTGHVVQLNLQNADAYYDNSTVLGGEIGPSLLSLTHLRRLNLTQNDFGGARIPKFLGSFGRLRYLDLSYSNFDGAIPPQLGNLSTLRYHGRWIDARDDLQWLSRLSSLTFLQMNFVNLSTASPDWLRAVNQLPSLEQLYLSGCGLTDLPDSLSRVNLTALTTLDLLGNFFNSTFPSWLFELRSLSYLAISNSELYGTVPAGFGNLTRLAQLDLSGNSLSGSIPVDLWSLASLTTLDLSHNSFTSPLLPEIGNTTSLSQLNLVQCFLVGSIPAEIGRLTSLTELRLSGNSLSGRIPAEIGNLSSVTQLDLGHNSLSGLIPVEIGKLSDLSSLDLSDNSLEGTMSELHFVNLTELVVLYAYANPLTIRFDHDWVPPFQLQSIKVDTCDLGPAFPRWLRSQEFLTDIDLSNTSIEDTLPDWFWNSSSSTIMDINLSHNKIGGVLPASLESMATLMLLNLSSNLFRGRIPVLPPNLQALDLSSNSLSGSLPSTISSQLGYLFLSHNYLHGSIPSSYVCDLQQLYALDLSNNQISGEIPRCRPEGSQLLFVNLANNKLRGKIPDSIGNLGNLQFLHLNNNSLFGRIPSSLQHCSRLAVIDLGNNKFSGSIPAWIGQSLRNLQVLLLRSNMFSGHIPLQLGRSSNLQIIDLSNNRLSGSVPHSFGNFSAMISASKSMASTVSNIMDFALSSFVASESISLVTKGDEFSFSTILRFVKSIDLSNNDLSGMIPPEIGSLFALQTLNLSRNSFEGMIPNTMGDMKSLETLDLSFNKLSGVIPQSFSALNSLSHLNLSYNNLSGAIPSGNQLQTLNDASIYIGNVHLCGPPVTKSCSDDPNVDSTEEEYKQGSHVLSFYLGTGLGYLVGLWSVFVIMLFKKDWRLVYFATMDKMYDRAYVAIKIRMRNWHGAAGRM; encoded by the exons ATGGGCGACACGAGAAGCCCATCCCATGCGTCGCTGAGCTGCTCTTGCCTAATGAGCGTTCTGTTCTTGACGCTTGTAACGACGACGAGGGGGTGCATGGAGGCGGAGAGGGACGCCCTCCTCGCCTTCAAAGCCGGCATCCTCGACCCATCCCGCCGCTTGTCCTCGTGGCGTCGCCCAGTGGACTGCTGTAGATGGAGCGGCGTGGTGTGCGACAACACCACGGGCCACGTCGTGCAGCTCAACCTCCAGAATGCGGATGCTTACTACGACAATTCGACGGTGTTGGGGGGTGAGATCGGTCCATCTTtgctttctctaactcatttgCGTCGCTTGAATCTCACTCAGAACGACTTCGGCGGCGCCCGAATCCCCAAGTTCTTGGGTTCTTTTGGGAGACTCAGATATCTGGATCTCTCTTATTCCAATTTCGACGGAGCCATTCCTCCCCAGCTGGGTAACCTGTCAACCCTCCGCTatcatggtagatg GATCGACGCGAGGGACGACCTACAGTGGCTCTCGCGTCTATCTTCTCTAACATTCCTCCAAATGAACTTTGTCAACCTCAGCACGGCCTCTCCCGATTGGCTACGAGCCGTGAACCAGCTGCCCTCCCTGGAACAACTCTATCTGTCAGGCTGTGGTCTCACTGACCTCCCCGACTCTCTTTCCCGCGTCAACCTCACGGCTCTCACCACCCTCGATCTCCTTGGCAACTTCTTCAACTCCACCTTTCCCAGCTGGCTTTTTGAACTCCGTAGCCTCTCCTATCTCGCGATCAGCAATTCTGAATTGTATGGCACCGTACCTGCCGGCTTTGGGAACTTGACTCGTCTCGCGCAGCTCGACCTTAGCGGCAACTCGCTTTCCGGTTCCATACCTGTCGATCTCTGGAGTTTGGCCAGTCTAACCACACTTGATCTCAGCCATAATTCATTTACGAGTCCCCTTCTACCTGAAATCGGGAACACGACAAGTCTGTCGCAGCTAAACCTCGTTCAGTGCTTCCTTGTCGGTTCCATCCCTGCCGAGATTGGGCGCTTGACCAGTCTTACGGAATTACGCCTCAGCGGCAATTCACTTTCGGGTCGAATCCCCGCCGAGATTGGGAATCTGTCCAGCGTAACGCAGCTCGACTTGGGTCATAATTCACTCTCCGGACTGATACCGGTTGAgatcggcaagctttccgacCTATCCTCCCTTGATCTCTCCGATAACTCCCTGGAGGGCACCATGTCCGAACTCCATTTCGTGAACCTAACCGAGTTGGTCGTCCTGTACGCGTACGCCAACCCTTTGACCATCCGATTCGACCACGACTGGGTGCCTCCTTTTCAACTTCAATCCATCAAAGTTGATACCTGTGACTTGGGTCCCGCGTTTCCAAGGTGGCTCCGTTCTCAGGAATTCCTCACTGATATTGATCTGTCCAACACAAGCATCGAAGACACACTGCCAGATTGGTTTTggaattcttcttcttccaccattATGGACATAAATCTGTCCCACAATAAGATCGGTGGAGTTTTGCCGGCATCCTTGGAGAGTATGGCCACCTTGATGCTCTTGAATTTGAGCTCCAATCTCTTTCGAGGTCGCATTCCTGTTTTGCCACCAAACCTACAAGCGCTGGACTTGTCCAGCAATTCTTTGTCGGGATCGCTACCCTCGACCATCTCATCACAGTTGGGCTACCTGTTCCTCTCCCACAACTATCTTCATGGAAGCATACCGTCGTCCTACGTCTGCGACCTGCAGCAACTTTATGCCCTTGATCTATCCAACAATCAAATATCAGGAGAAATCCCCCGTTGTCGGCCGGAGGGATCACAACTTTTGTTTGTCAATCTGGCGAACAACAAGCTACGAGGAAAGATTCCTGACTCCATCGGAAACTTGGGCAACCTTCAGTTCCTGCACTTAAACAACAACAGCCTCTTCGGACGTATTCCTTCGTCACTGCAACATTGCAGTCGGCTGGCTGTCATTGATCTCGGCAACAACAAATTCTCGGGAAGTATTCCAGCGTGGATCGGACAAAGTTTACGGAATCTGCAAGTACTCCTACTGCGCTCAAATATGTTTTCGGGCCATATTCCTCTGCAACTTGGACGATCGAGTAATCTTCAAATCATCGATCTCTCCAACAACAGACTATCGGGATCGGTACCGCACTCTTTCGGCAACTTCAGCGCGATGATCTCCGCGTCAAAGTCGATGGCTTCTACGGTTTCGAACATTATGGATTTTGCATTATCCTCTTTCGTGGCAAGCGAGAGTATATCTCTGGTTACCAAGGGCGATGAGTTCAGCTTCTCCACCATTCTCCGATTTGTGAAGAGCATAGATCTTTCGAACAATGATCTGAGCGGAATGATTCCTCCGGAAATCGGTTCTCTTTTTGCGCTTCAAACGTTGAATTTGTCGAGAAATAGTTTTGAAGGCATGATTCCGAATACAATGGGCGATATGAAGTCATTGGAAACTCTGGACCTATCATTCAATAAGTTATCCGGAGTCATTCCTCAAAGCTTTTCGGCGCTGAATTCTCTGAGCCACTTGAATCTGTCTTACAACAATCTATCGGGGGCGATTCCATCGGGGAATCAACTTCAGACGCTGAATGATGCATCCATTTATATCGGAAATGTCCATCTCTGTGGTCCTCCGGTGACCAAGAGTTGCTCCGACGATCCCAACGTCGATTCGACAGAAGAGGAGTACAAACAAGGATCTCATGTGCTGTCATTTTACTTAGGTACCGGGCTCGGATATTTGGTCGGCTTATGGAGTGTGTTCGTGATCATGCTGTTCAAGAAAGATTGGAGGCTCGTCTATTTTGCAACGATGGACAAGATGTACGACAGAGCTTATGTGGCAATCAAGATAAGAATGCGAAATTGGCATGGCGCTGCTGGTCGAATGTGA